From the Entomomonas sp. E2T0 genome, one window contains:
- a CDS encoding cold-shock protein, whose translation MKTGIVKWFNEEKGFGFITPTDGSKDCFAHYSEIASSGFKTLMEGQQVSFSVTQGSKGPQATNIQVA comes from the coding sequence ATGAAAACAGGTATTGTAAAGTGGTTTAACGAAGAGAAAGGCTTTGGTTTTATCACCCCAACAGATGGTAGCAAAGATTGTTTCGCCCACTACTCAGAAATCGCTAGTTCAGGATTCAAAACCCTAATGGAAGGTCAACAAGTATCTTTCAGTGTTACCCAAGGTAGCAAAGGGCCACAAGCAACTAATATTCAGGTTGCTTAA
- the dinG gene encoding ATP-dependent DNA helicase DinG, which produces MLNNELKSQIQQAYSNFLEAKGLKPRYGQRLMIAEIAKVFGTIATDDKGQRVGDSAIIAVEAGTGTGKTVAYSIAAIPCAQFEEKQLIISTATVALQEQIIYKDLPDIAKHTNLNFTYALAKGRGRYLCLTKLDRLLQEDQYTSDSLFEETLENTNKLDIKLYKSMLDKLASGKWDGDRDGWKEIITDEEWHSVTTEHSQCTNRLCTNFQQCPFFKARTQLDDVDIIVTNHDMVLADLALGGGVVLPAPQQSLYIFDEGHHLADKAINHFAHFTRLQSTTDWLDQTSKTLTKLLKQFSPSGDFGRILEKIPELITPLREQQHFMLNACMGLFSIPEAKNSDNQEAPRYRFNHGIVPENLLTIATELKKGFASLVDCLSHLTDLLKQAMDGKINLSLPSYIAEDWYPAFGALLSRAENNWELWTAFTVIDKEDKPPHARWLTLYTSGNYLDIEVNASPILAADTLRQSLWNTAHGALLTSATLTALGKFDRLIMRAGLPDSTVTCIVPSPFQYEQAGLLQVPNLKADPRDVADHTAAIIKALPELTQDYQGSLVLFSSRKQMQDVYAGLTNTYQESILVQSSLSKQELLKQHKTRIDKGLTSILFGLASLAEGVDLPGEYCEHVIIAKIPFAVPDDPIEAALAEWIEKRGGNPFMEITVPDASLRLIQACGRLIRTEQDKGTITLLDRRIINKSYGKALLNALPPFRREIH; this is translated from the coding sequence ATGCTCAATAACGAACTCAAGTCGCAAATTCAACAAGCTTACTCTAACTTCTTAGAAGCTAAAGGGCTAAAACCTCGTTATGGACAAAGACTAATGATTGCAGAAATTGCAAAAGTCTTTGGCACAATTGCTACTGATGACAAAGGCCAGCGTGTTGGTGATTCCGCCATTATAGCAGTTGAAGCAGGTACAGGCACAGGTAAAACAGTGGCTTATAGTATAGCTGCAATACCTTGTGCCCAATTTGAAGAAAAGCAACTGATTATTTCAACGGCTACTGTTGCCTTACAAGAACAAATTATCTATAAAGACCTACCTGATATTGCTAAACATACCAATTTAAACTTCACTTATGCATTAGCGAAAGGTCGTGGTCGCTATCTTTGTTTAACCAAATTAGATCGTTTATTACAGGAAGACCAATACACGAGCGACTCATTATTTGAAGAAACATTAGAAAATACTAATAAGCTTGATATAAAGCTATATAAAAGCATGCTAGATAAACTAGCGAGTGGCAAATGGGATGGTGATCGAGATGGGTGGAAAGAAATTATTACTGATGAAGAATGGCATAGTGTAACCACAGAACATAGCCAATGTACTAATAGATTATGCACTAACTTTCAACAATGCCCTTTCTTTAAGGCACGCACCCAATTAGATGATGTTGATATTATAGTCACTAACCATGATATGGTATTAGCTGATTTAGCTTTAGGTGGTGGTGTGGTATTACCTGCCCCGCAACAAAGTTTATATATCTTTGATGAAGGACATCATCTCGCAGATAAAGCAATCAATCATTTTGCTCACTTTACGCGCTTACAATCTACTACTGATTGGCTAGACCAAACCTCAAAAACACTGACTAAACTTTTAAAACAGTTTTCTCCCAGTGGCGACTTTGGCAGAATATTGGAAAAAATACCTGAATTAATTACTCCTTTAAGGGAACAACAGCATTTTATGCTTAATGCTTGTATGGGTTTATTTTCAATACCTGAAGCTAAAAATTCAGATAATCAAGAAGCGCCGCGTTACCGCTTTAATCATGGCATTGTTCCAGAAAATCTCTTAACCATTGCTACAGAGCTAAAAAAAGGCTTTGCCTCATTGGTTGATTGTTTGAGTCATCTCACTGATCTATTAAAACAAGCAATGGATGGTAAAATTAATTTAAGCTTGCCGTCTTATATTGCTGAAGACTGGTATCCAGCCTTTGGTGCATTGCTTAGCCGCGCTGAAAACAATTGGGAATTATGGACAGCCTTTACGGTTATAGATAAAGAAGACAAACCTCCTCATGCCCGTTGGCTTACCTTATATACTTCAGGTAATTACTTAGATATTGAAGTTAATGCCAGCCCTATTTTAGCTGCTGATACATTACGTCAATCACTTTGGAATACTGCCCATGGGGCATTACTTACCTCTGCCACCTTAACAGCGTTAGGCAAGTTTGATCGATTGATTATGCGTGCAGGGCTGCCTGACTCTACGGTAACCTGCATTGTGCCAAGCCCGTTCCAATATGAACAGGCTGGTTTATTACAAGTTCCTAACCTTAAAGCCGATCCTAGAGATGTTGCTGATCATACAGCGGCTATTATCAAGGCATTACCTGAACTTACTCAGGATTATCAAGGTTCCCTTGTATTATTCTCTTCAAGAAAACAAATGCAAGATGTCTATGCAGGACTAACCAATACCTATCAAGAATCTATACTGGTACAAAGCAGCTTATCCAAACAAGAGTTACTAAAACAACATAAAACCCGTATAGATAAAGGATTAACCAGTATCTTATTTGGTCTTGCTAGTTTAGCTGAAGGTGTTGATTTACCAGGTGAATATTGTGAACATGTGATTATTGCTAAAATTCCTTTTGCAGTACCTGATGATCCCATTGAAGCAGCATTAGCAGAATGGATTGAAAAAAGAGGGGGTAATCCTTTTATGGAAATTACTGTACCCGATGCTTCATTACGTCTTATACAAGCTTGTGGTCGATTGATTCGCACTGAGCAAGATAAAGGCACTATCACCCTGCTTGATCGCCGCATTATCAATAAAAGCTATGGTAAAGCGTTACTCAACGCATTACCTCCTTTTAGACGAGAAATTCATTAA